The Candidatus Auribacterota bacterium genome window below encodes:
- the coaD gene encoding pantetheine-phosphate adenylyltransferase → MTLAIYPGSFDPVSYGHVDVMERALKVFGRLIVAVAINSEKHPLFSVDERLEMLRTIAVGMKGVEVDSFSGLLVDYAKKRGAKIIIRGLRALSDFEYEFQMALTNRKICSDIETVFLMPSEQYSYLSSRMIKEIAGLGGDVTAFVPDIVTAILRKHGRESRVGG, encoded by the coding sequence ATGACTCTCGCGATTTATCCAGGGAGTTTCGACCCCGTCAGCTATGGCCACGTCGATGTGATGGAGCGGGCATTGAAGGTATTCGGCCGTTTGATCGTGGCAGTGGCCATCAACTCGGAGAAACATCCCCTCTTTTCAGTCGATGAACGGCTCGAGATGCTGAGGACAATCGCCGTGGGCATGAAGGGGGTTGAGGTTGACAGCTTCAGCGGTTTGCTTGTTGACTACGCGAAGAAGCGGGGCGCGAAGATCATCATCAGGGGATTGAGGGCGCTCTCTGATTTTGAATACGAATTCCAGATGGCACTCACCAATCGAAAGATCTGCAGCGATATCGAAACGGTGTTCCTCATGCCGAGCGAGCAATACTCCTATCTCAGTTCCAGGATGATAAAAGAAATCGCCGGCCTCGGTGGGGACGTCACTGCTTTTGTCCCGGACATTGTTACGGCAATACTCAGAAAGCATGGTCGAGAGTCGAGGGTTGGGGGTTGA